Sequence from the Candoia aspera isolate rCanAsp1 chromosome 7, rCanAsp1.hap2, whole genome shotgun sequence genome:
CAGTATAGAAGTAgtctgtcattgccttcttccagaaggcaatgtttttacttttgtttttacttttctgtCTAGCTTATCGCTCTGGGGTTTATTGGTtaattcaagtactaaccaggaccAAATCTGCTTAGCTTTCAACTCCAGAAAAGGCAAACCAGATGCTCCCTTTCTGTGCTGAGGCTTGGGTAAGATAGAACTCAGCCATATCCCTTTCAAAAGTGGGACATCAAACAAATAGTAGCTCTAGTTTCAGTAGTTATGACATTTTTCATAGATCTGGGAAACATTTTTCTTATCTCGTATCCTCATTAAGTGGCTAATAGCATTTTGTTCATAGGATCATATACTGTTCCCACAAACCACCTGATAATATGGGTGAAGCTAAGTGAAGGGAGGCTAGCTCGCACATTGCagtaaatcattattttttttaaccatagtttattgaatcaACCTCAACTGGCTAGAATGTGCTAAGGCATAAATCATGTTTACAAACCATCATGGGTGGATTTATACAAAATTCtaaaccaaaagcaaacaaatcatattTTGGCCTTGTACAATATATTGCAAAAAATGGACCTATCACATCAAACCATTTCTGTCTAGGACTTGAAGACTTATAAATAGGTTTATGCAATCTGGAAGTCtaaaaatgaaactataattaataacTCATGAATATAATTTATTGAAAAGTATTTGATGCAAAAGACATACAAGGCAATCAATAATCCTTTGATAGATACTATTAACAGGTTAAGACAGCATTCTTAAACAATTACTGTCCAAAAGCTAACACAGAGAACTTAAGCAGTTAGCCATCAATGGAGAATTTAATACATTCTGTTCAATGAGAGAAAAAGACAGTGCAAGTTCaaagaaaggaagcagaggaatTTGAGAAGTGATCTACTTTAATGGAGCATACACAGGGTTCAACCATGGACTGGGAaagtaaaagcaaacaaacaaatatataaaaagatgtggcttcttgCTACAGCTGTGAAGGAGAAATGTACAGATGTAGCATTAAGCTTCTTgctacagcaaaaagaaaaaggtaaaagatTTTAAAGCTGTAACATATACACACCACACACATATTTACATGATAAGCAGGGCACATTTCAGCATGTTGAAGGGCACAGCTTAGCTTGGAACCTGAGAATAAAAAAAGAggttgctttcttggcaagaaaGGTAGGGAAAGGTTCTCTACTTGATGAAGGAGAATGGGACGGGGGGATTATCTTTCTCAGCAGTGCTAAGTGGCTTGCACCATACATGAGCATGACCAACTCGTTTCAGGGATTTCTATCCTGAGGCACAGCTAGTGGCCCACTTAAGAAAAACggaagaaaggaaagatgatAGAAACTAAAAGAATACCAGGAATGATAGGTTTTGCCTGCTGAGTTCTTCTAAGTCTGTTCTCTTGGCATGAATAAAGGATTACAAAAATAGTTGTTAGTTAGTTCTGGCTTCTTCAAAGGACATGTCTGGGAAGAATTCAATGCTAGGACACATTCCCATGAAGATGTTCTCCTGCTCAGTCTTTCATCACAATGTCAGAGTCCAACAGTCTTTGCCCACTCTTGGAGTTAAGTCGCTGTTTGAGAATACCACCAATAGTTCAACTTAATATTATATCATTTTCAACGACAGGCTGTATGAACGATGCAGTTTTCTACCAAGTAGGGCCCCTTTTCAAGACACCAACACTGGCCTGCTTGTTGCAAAATGTGATTTGCTGCAAAATCATTTCTTGGCAAACATTGCCAAATAGGGGGTACAATTCATGTGGCATTGATGCAAAAAAATCAGGTAACTgtgatatcaaatcaaatcaggaagtgaaagagggagagaaaaagagagaatgacaCCTATTGAGATTCAGAGCTGATAACTGAACACACATCAGCATCCTATTAACCTAAATGTTGACCATTGAAATGATCTGAAAGTCCAAATCACATGACTTAAATCAAAGCCTAAAGAAGCCCACCTCAAAGTTGTTGGCTTTTAAGGATAACCCAATGGCTTTGTACAGTAGAATATTAACATTTCCACTCCCTCCCACCCTGCATCATAATTTGGCTTTTCTGAGAACCAGTGACTTCAGTGTCCATCCTGCTCCCCTACCACACACTCCACATTTACTTTTACCTTCAGTCAATGAAGagttataattaatataatgGTTGGATCATCATTTGGGGAAAATGTAATTGATCTTAACAAGAGTATTGCTCTACTCTGAACATTGTCAGTAGGAAAATGCACGGAACTTTAGACGAGTTATGTTTGTACTTGCTTTAAACAGTTATACATGTATCATATATATAAACTATAACTTCCATAAATGAAAACACAGAGCTCtggcatatttttatttaaagacaGAATGATGACCACACTTAAGAAAACAGTTGGCATTCCAAGAACATTTAGTGTCATCAAAAAACAGTGATGATTCAAGCATACAGTTGATGTTGATGGGCCCATATCATATACAGTAAAGTTATTTATTAGATACAATGCAAGATATTTCAATACACCATCAGCAGAAGACTCTAACAAAAACCTGGGATCCAAGTTTGAATTCAAACTACCAACATCTGCAGATCTCTGAAGAAACAGAGATATAAATTTGTGTAACTATGCTGTATTTTAATAGTGATATCTATATACTTCTGCCAAAGTTAATTTATCAACAATAAAGACATAATTATGATAGGATTTGTGTTACATATTTTAACAGTTAGGAAAATACAATCTATAACATATAGATTTTATAAACAGTCAAAAGTTTATAGAAATTAAGGTTATGTTACTATTTGTTTCCAGGCTCCTAAAAATAGATCTTGGTTTAGATAAGGAGGAATATGGGGAACCATCACCAGGCTCTATGTCCACATTTACCAAATAACTTTGATACAACAGTACAGAATTTGTTTTCCCTGCTTGCTAGAGCTGTGGCCTTGTTTCTCCTAAAAAGATATGACGAATATACTGGGAAGCAGTAGAGAACATACTGTTCGTAAAATTGTCAGTTTTGGTGCTTTGAATTCAAAGTGTGAAAGTTATTTATCCAAAGCAATTTTGACAGGCCACTTCAAAATATATTCTTACATGGAACCCAGCTAAACTTAAGTACATTTAAAAGCCAGTGCTTTCAATGGAAGATACTTCAGCATAAGTGTCCACTTAGCTCATCCACTGTAATGAATACAACCTAAAACTCCACTACTTGAACTGGAAGAGCCCTTTCTTTTTTGAGATagagaaatggatggatggatggatggatggatggatggatggatggatggatggacagataagGCAAAATGTTCTTTAAGAGATATATACAACCAGGATTGTTTCAAACGCAACTGTTTTCCAGAGGCTGGGCATAACAAATATTTCTCGGTTATGTTTTTATCTTCTAGATAATTTAAtatgaataaggaaaaaaattgcttttattgctCAGTGCTTTAGtacttaaaaatattgtttttattgtttttattatgcagGATATCTTACCATTGGACTATCTTCAGTCAAACGGAAAAAGGGGAATTATTTGCTGGAAACAATCAAGTCCATATTTGAGCAGTCAAGTTATGAAGAACTGAAAGAAATTGCTGTGGTAGTACATCTAGCAGAATTTGACTCCACCTGGTGTGATGGCATGGTTCAAGATATTTCACAGAAATTTGCCCATCATGTAATTGCTGGCAGATTAATGGTAATCCATACACCAGAAGAATACTATCCAGCATTGGATGGGCTTAAGAGAAATTATAATGATCCAGAAGACCGGGTGAAATTTCGCTCCAAGCAAAATGTTGACTATGCATTCTTGCTTAACTTTTGCGCTAACCTTTCTGATTATTATGTAATGTTAGAAGATGATGTTCGATGTGCAAAAAACTTCTTGACTGTTGTTAAGAAAGTCATAACTTCACGAGAGGGAACCTACTGGGTAACGTTGGAATTTTCCAAGTTGGGTTACATTGGGAAGTTGTACCATTCCCATGATCTCCCCCGCCTGGCTCATTTTTTGTTGATGTTCTACCAGGAAATGCCTTGTGATTGGTTGCTGATACATTTCCGTGGACTGTTGGCTCAAAAGGATGTGATACGTTTCAAACCATCACTTTTCCAGCACATGGGATATTATTCATCTTACAAAGGagctgaaaataaattaaaagatgaTGACTTTGAAGAGGATTCATTTGACCTTCCAGATAACCCTCCTGCCAACCTGCATACTAATATGAATGTATTTGAGAATTATGAGGCAAGCAAGGCATATAGTAGTGTGGATGAATATTTCTGGGCAAAAGCACCCTCAACTGGAGATTTTTATGTCATTGTCTTTGATAGGTCTATTAAAATTAGTAGAATCAAGGTTGTCACTGGTACTGAAGACCGACAAAATGATATTTTGCATCATGGTGCTCTGGAAGTTGGGGAAAAAACTGTTGGGGGCAAAAAGGGAAGGCAATGTACTACCTTCTTGAGACTAGGAGAGTTTAGAAATGGGAATGTGGAAATCACAGATGTGGAGCACAAAGTTCTTTTTGACATTAACTGCATGAGAATACTTGTTACCAAAAGCCAAAAGGAATGGTTGATCATTAGA
This genomic interval carries:
- the MGAT4C gene encoding alpha-1,3-mannosyl-glycoprotein 4-beta-N-acetylglucosaminyltransferase C — protein: SYISGCNCWKKHQAAKPLCHATITTFIGKYIIENGDKQLIRDAATHQLNSERYVHSFKDLSNFSGSINVSYRYLAGTPLLRKRYLTIGLSSVKRKKGNYLLETIKSIFEQSSYEELKEIAVVVHLAEFDSTWCDGMVQDISQKFAHHVIAGRLMVIHTPEEYYPALDGLKRNYNDPEDRVKFRSKQNVDYAFLLNFCANLSDYYVMLEDDVRCAKNFLTVVKKVITSREGTYWVTLEFSKLGYIGKLYHSHDLPRLAHFLLMFYQEMPCDWLLIHFRGLLAQKDVIRFKPSLFQHMGYYSSYKGAENKLKDDDFEEDSFDLPDNPPANLHTNMNVFENYEASKAYSSVDEYFWAKAPSTGDFYVIVFDRSIKISRIKVVTGTEDRQNDILHHGALEVGEKTVGGKKGRQCTTFLRLGEFRNGNVEITDVEHKVLFDINCMRILVTKSQKEWLIIRSISIWTSQLPSQ